One Burkholderia cepacia genomic window carries:
- a CDS encoding 4-oxalocrotonate tautomerase yields MPTFNIQLFEGRTVEQKRKFVEAITRVTCETLGCEPGSVDIILTDVKKENWATAGKLWSDER; encoded by the coding sequence ATGCCGACTTTCAATATCCAGCTCTTCGAAGGCCGCACCGTCGAACAGAAGCGCAAATTCGTCGAAGCAATCACGCGCGTCACGTGCGAGACGCTCGGCTGCGAGCCGGGCTCGGTCGACATCATCCTCACCGACGTGAAGAAGGAGAACTGGGCGACGGCCGGGAAGCTGTGGAGCGACGAGCGCTGA